One part of the Arabidopsis thaliana chromosome 1 sequence genome encodes these proteins:
- the ECT4 gene encoding evolutionarily conserved C-terminal region 4 (evolutionarily conserved C-terminal region 4 (ECT4); CONTAINS InterPro DOMAIN/s: YTH domain (InterPro:IPR007275); BEST Arabidopsis thaliana protein match is: evolutionarily conserved C-terminal region 2 (TAIR:AT3G13460.1); Has 1490 Blast hits to 1324 proteins in 197 species: Archae - 2; Bacteria - 19; Metazoa - 721; Fungi - 248; Plants - 363; Viruses - 0; Other Eukaryotes - 137 (source: NCBI BLink).), with protein MDSNGQVPSFDRSLSPMLPSDALDPSVFYVPNVYQQPYYYGYGSDYTGYTNSESVDMTSGYGYAAFPYSPATSPAPQLGGDGQLYGAQQYQYPFPLTASSGPFASSVPASTQSKLSTNKAANSASAGIPKGMNGSAPVKPLNQSALYGNSALGGGLAAGYQDPRYSYDGFYTPVSWHDGSNFSDVQRSVSGSGVASSYSKANNNVPATRNQNSSSNSHYTSMYQPASMTGYAAQGYYDRVSPNKSYGQYGSTVRSGMGYGSSGYGSRTNERGWLNTDNKYRSRGRGNSYFYGNENIDGLNELNRGPRAKGTKATEEVSSEEVKKQTFDESNTEETVTCVLPDREECNRDDFPVEYKDAKFFIIKSYSEDDVHKSIKYNVWASTPNGNKKLDAAYQEAQQKSSGCPVFLFFSVNASGQFIGLAEMKGPVDFNKNIEYWQQDKWTGSFPLKWHILKDVPNSLLKHITLEYNENKPVTNSRDTQEVKLEQGLKVVKIFKEHNSKTCILDDFSFYEARQKTILEKKAKQQQSQKQVWEGKTNDEKPGTVDSTM; from the exons ATGGATTCGAATGGTCAAGTTCCTTCTTTTGATCGATCTTTGTCACCTATGCTACCCAGTGATGCCTTGGATCCTTCTGTTTTCTATGTTCCTAATGTGTATCAGCAGCCCTACTATTATG GTTATGGGAGTGACTACACAGGTTATACCAATTCCGAGAGTGTTGATATGACATCA GGATACGGGTATGCTGCCTTTCCTTACTCACCAGCAACAAGCCCTGCTCCACAACTTGGTGGTGATGGACAGTTGTATGGTGCTCAGCAGTACCAGTATCCTTTTCCTCTCACAGCCAGTAGTGGGCCTTTCGCTTCGTCTGTTCCTGCCTCTACTCAGAGCAAGCTCTCTACAAACAAAGCAGCCAACTCTGCATCTGCTGGTATCCCTAAAGGAATGAATGGATCAGCTCCTGTTAAACCATTGAATCAGAGTGCACTGTATGGAAACAGTGCTCTTGGAGGTGGTCTTGCTGCTGGTTATCAGGACCCCAGGTATAGCTATGATGGGTTTTACACTCCTGTGTCATGGCACGATGGCTCTAACTTCTCAGATGTGCAGAGGTCTGTTTCTGGCAGTGGAGTTGCATCCTCATATTCTAAGGCTAACAACAATGTACCTGCGACTAGGAATCAAAACTCTAGCTCCAATTCGCATTACACG AGTATGTACCAGCCTGCATCCATGACAGGTTATGCAGCTCAGGGTTACTACGACAGAGTGTCTCCAAACAAGTCATATGGTCAGTATGGTAGCACGGTGAGGTCTGGTATGGGTTATGGTTCTTCTGGATATGGTTCAAGAACAAATGAAAGAGGATGGCTCAATACAGACAACAAATATAGAAGCCGGGGAAGGGGTAACAGTTACTTCTATGGAAATGAGAACATTGATGGCTTGAATGAACTAAACAGGGGCCCTAGAGCCAAGGGCACGAAGGCCACAGAAGAGGTTAGCTCAGAGGAGGTGAAAAAGCAGACGTTTGATGAATCAAATACTGAGGAGACTGTAACATGCGTTCTTCCAGATAGAGAAGAGTGCAACAGAGACGATTTTCCAGTTGAGTATAAAGATGCTAAGTTCTTTATCATCAAGTCGTACAGTGAAGATGATGTGCATAAGAGCATCAAATATAATGTATGGGCTAGCACCCCAAATGGAAACAAGAAGCTTGATGCTGCATATCAAGAGGCTCAGCAGAAATCTAGTGGCTGCCCtgtgtttctcttcttctcg GTCAACGCGAGTGGACAATTTATTGGCCTTGCGGAAATGAAAGGACCAGttgatttcaacaaaaatattgagtACTGGCAACAGGATAAATGGACTGGCTCATTTCCCCTCAAGTGGCATATTCTGAAGGATGTTCCCAACAGTTTGCTTAAGCATATTACTCTAGAGTACAATGAGAATAAACCTGTTACTAACAGTAGAGACACACAAGAG GTTAAGTTGGAGCAGGGTTTGAAGGTTGTAAAGATTTTCAAGGAGCATAACAGCAAGACATGCATTTTGGATGATTTCTCGTTCTACGAGGCTCGACAAAAGACtattttggagaagaaagctAAGCAGCAACAATCCCAGAAGCAg GTCTGGGAAGGAAAAACCAATGATGAGAAACCAGGAACTGTTGATTCTACCATGTAA